Proteins from one Acidimicrobiia bacterium genomic window:
- a CDS encoding ROK family protein yields MTAQTIGLDIGGTKVLGVVANADGTVVAEDREESPEGFADIVDSAATMIATLRSRATAEVVAVGIGIAGLVDARGVLRYGPNLPGVIDAPVREVLAARTELPVVVDNDANVAGWGEVRFGAAAGTRDALLVTLGTGIGGAIVLGGEVVRGAHGFAAELGHFTVDRDGPICACGERGHWESFASGSALGRIARERIEGGGGAAILAAAGGDHHAVNGHHVGAAAAAGDADALGVLDEYADNVALGLSGLANILDPEIIVIGGGLVTLGDLLFEPVRAAFLRHIEAPEHRPKVPIVPTALGERAGAIGAAALAADAHG; encoded by the coding sequence GTGACCGCGCAGACGATCGGTCTCGACATCGGCGGCACGAAGGTGCTCGGAGTCGTCGCGAACGCCGACGGCACGGTGGTCGCCGAAGATCGCGAGGAGAGCCCGGAGGGTTTCGCCGACATCGTCGACTCCGCGGCGACGATGATCGCGACCTTGCGCTCGCGCGCCACTGCGGAAGTCGTCGCGGTCGGCATCGGCATCGCGGGGCTCGTCGACGCGCGGGGCGTGCTGCGCTACGGCCCGAACCTGCCCGGTGTCATCGACGCGCCCGTGCGCGAGGTGCTCGCGGCGCGCACGGAGTTGCCGGTCGTCGTCGACAACGATGCCAACGTCGCGGGTTGGGGCGAGGTGCGCTTCGGCGCGGCCGCGGGCACGCGCGACGCGCTGCTCGTGACGCTCGGCACCGGGATCGGCGGCGCGATCGTGCTCGGCGGGGAGGTGGTGCGGGGCGCGCACGGGTTCGCGGCCGAGCTCGGGCACTTCACGGTCGATCGCGACGGACCGATCTGCGCGTGCGGCGAGCGCGGGCACTGGGAGTCGTTCGCGTCCGGGTCGGCGCTCGGTCGCATCGCGCGCGAGCGCATCGAAGGCGGCGGCGGAGCCGCGATCCTCGCGGCCGCGGGCGGCGACCATCACGCCGTGAACGGACACCACGTCGGCGCGGCCGCGGCGGCCGGCGATGCCGACGCCCTGGGCGTGCTCGACGAGTACGCCGACAACGTCGCGCTCGGCTTGTCGGGGCTCGCGAACATCCTCGATCCCGAGATCATCGTGATCGGCGGCGGCCTCGTGACGCTCGGCGACCTGCTGTTCGAGCCCGTACGCGCCGCGTTCCTCCGGCACATCGAGGCGCCCGAGCACCGGCCGAAGGTGCCGATCGTCCCGACGGCGCTCGGCGAGCGTGCGGGCGCGATCGGCGCGGCGGCGCTCGCAGCCGACGCGCACGGCTGA
- a CDS encoding ArsA family ATPase: MRILLFTGKGGVGKTTVAAATAVATAASGLRTLILSTDPAHSLADAFAVPLGDQPTEVCENLWGGELDTRTRFEAAWSDVREYVVDVLDWAGAGALEAEELSVVPGLDEVFALAELRERAASGEFDVIVVDCAPTAETLRLLSLPDVLAWYMDRVFDSQRRLTKLARPMMSKVANLPIARDSVFAAVRRFYDRLDGVRELLTDGSVTTARLVVNPERMVVAEARRTFTYLSLFGYHVDAVIANRLLPAGVADPWFDEWKRVQSEHLTTIEDAFAPLPILTSELAAEELIGVARLGELAARVYGDTDAAAVLCASDPLRIAEVDGSFVLSLHLPFTVKSDIELGRNDDELFLAVGPHRRAVVLPDALARREVVGARLDGDRLEVEFATV; this comes from the coding sequence ATGCGCATCCTCCTCTTCACCGGTAAGGGTGGAGTCGGCAAGACGACGGTCGCCGCGGCCACGGCGGTCGCGACCGCAGCGTCGGGGCTGCGCACCTTGATCCTCTCGACGGATCCCGCGCACTCGTTGGCAGACGCGTTCGCGGTCCCGCTCGGTGACCAGCCGACCGAGGTGTGCGAGAACCTCTGGGGCGGCGAGCTCGACACGCGCACGCGTTTCGAAGCCGCGTGGTCCGACGTGCGCGAGTACGTCGTCGACGTCCTCGATTGGGCCGGCGCGGGCGCGCTCGAGGCCGAGGAGCTCTCGGTCGTACCGGGTCTCGACGAGGTGTTCGCGCTCGCGGAGCTGCGTGAGCGCGCGGCGTCGGGCGAGTTCGACGTCATCGTCGTCGACTGCGCGCCGACCGCTGAGACGCTCCGGCTGCTGTCGTTGCCCGACGTGCTCGCCTGGTACATGGACCGCGTGTTCGACTCGCAGCGCCGGCTCACGAAGCTGGCGCGCCCGATGATGAGCAAGGTCGCGAACCTGCCGATCGCGCGCGACTCGGTGTTCGCGGCGGTGCGGCGCTTCTACGACCGGCTCGACGGAGTGCGTGAGCTGTTGACCGACGGCTCGGTGACGACCGCGCGCCTCGTCGTGAACCCCGAGCGGATGGTCGTCGCCGAGGCCCGACGCACCTTCACCTATCTCTCCCTCTTCGGCTACCACGTCGACGCGGTGATCGCGAACCGTCTGTTGCCTGCGGGAGTCGCGGATCCGTGGTTCGACGAGTGGAAGCGCGTGCAGTCGGAGCACCTCACGACGATCGAGGACGCGTTCGCGCCGTTGCCGATCCTCACGTCGGAGCTCGCAGCCGAGGAGCTCATCGGGGTCGCGCGGCTCGGTGAGCTCGCGGCGCGCGTGTACGGCGATACCGACGCGGCGGCGGTGCTCTGCGCTTCGGATCCGCTGCGGATCGCGGAGGTCGACGGTTCGTTCGTGCTCTCGTTGCACCTGCCCTTCACGGTGAAGAGCGACATCGAGCTCGGCCGCAACGACGACGAGCTGTTCCTCGCCGTCGGTCCGCACCGGCGCGCGGTCGTGCTGCCCGACGCGCTGGCGCGGCGCGAAGTCGTCGGCGCGCGACTCGACGGCGACCGCCTCGAGGTCGAGTTCGCGACGGTATGA
- a CDS encoding TetR family transcriptional regulator, which translates to MGTGAVVPAAPSAPASRRGTGTRAAETAARRRRLVESAVALAGEGGYDAVQMRDVAARAEVALGTLYRHFSSKDQLLLAAMAAQADTLRCRIEQRPPRGDSPAERVSEGLRRACTALERQPRVTSAMVTAMSSTDGDAAPLKQAVQDSLRRMIAGAIGDDCVTDLDAIVDVLGHVWFAALAFWVGGMSDTGVMADDLERAAHLLLDAR; encoded by the coding sequence ATGGGGACGGGGGCCGTCGTGCCAGCGGCACCGAGCGCGCCGGCGAGCCGTCGAGGCACCGGCACGCGCGCCGCGGAGACCGCCGCCCGCCGCCGCCGGCTCGTCGAGTCCGCGGTCGCACTCGCGGGCGAGGGCGGATACGACGCCGTGCAGATGCGCGACGTCGCGGCGCGCGCCGAAGTCGCGTTGGGCACGCTGTACCGCCACTTCTCGTCGAAGGATCAGCTGTTGCTCGCGGCGATGGCCGCGCAGGCCGACACGTTGCGATGCCGCATCGAGCAGCGACCGCCGCGCGGCGACTCGCCCGCGGAGCGCGTGTCGGAAGGTCTGCGACGCGCGTGCACTGCGCTCGAACGCCAACCGCGCGTCACGTCGGCGATGGTGACCGCGATGTCGTCGACTGACGGCGACGCTGCGCCGCTCAAGCAGGCGGTGCAGGACTCGCTGCGCCGGATGATCGCGGGCGCGATCGGTGACGACTGCGTGACCGACCTCGACGCGATCGTCGACGTGCTCGGACACGTGTGGTTCGCGGCGCTCGCGTTCTGGGTCGGCGGGATGTCCGACACCGGCGTGATGGCCGACGACCTCGAACGCGCCGCGCACCTGCTCCTCGACGCGCGCTGA
- a CDS encoding aminotransferase class V-fold PLP-dependent enzyme gives MSLPSHGRSFDDVLAELHARKERDARWRDGRTFGLVYDGGEEVEAVGAAAAALYLHDNALNTIAFPSLGAMQSEVVRITADLLHGDEQVAGFMTSGGTESILMAVLAARERGAQERDIDEPEIVLANTAHAAFHKAAHVFGLQVQSVPVRDDYCADVDAMRAAITRNTVLVVGSAPQYPQGVIDPIADLAAIASDAGANFHVDACMGGYVLPFMERLGYEIPPWDFRVDGVTSMSADLHKLGYTPKGASVILHRTKELRRYQTFAFTDWLGGFYASPNLAGTRPGAPMAAAWAVLQRLGVDGYLDLTRRMLDARDRMVAAVRATPGLTVLVEPEAQILGITADGAAQPGVDVFAIGDALARLGGWYLDRQTPPDTLHATVCAANAPAIDAFAADLATAVDEVGAARTDDRSTSYSTLE, from the coding sequence GTGAGCCTGCCTTCCCACGGCCGATCGTTCGACGACGTGCTCGCCGAGCTGCACGCGCGCAAGGAGCGCGACGCCCGTTGGCGCGACGGTCGCACGTTCGGCCTCGTCTACGACGGCGGCGAGGAGGTCGAGGCGGTCGGTGCCGCCGCGGCTGCGCTCTACCTGCACGACAACGCGCTCAACACGATCGCCTTCCCGAGCCTCGGCGCGATGCAATCCGAGGTCGTGCGCATCACCGCCGATCTGCTGCACGGCGACGAGCAGGTCGCGGGCTTCATGACCTCGGGTGGTACCGAGAGCATCCTCATGGCCGTGCTCGCGGCGCGAGAGCGGGGCGCGCAGGAGCGCGACATCGACGAACCCGAGATCGTCCTCGCGAACACCGCGCACGCGGCGTTCCACAAGGCCGCGCACGTCTTCGGTTTGCAAGTGCAGTCGGTGCCGGTGCGCGACGACTACTGCGCCGACGTCGACGCGATGCGCGCCGCGATCACGCGCAACACCGTGCTCGTCGTCGGCTCGGCACCGCAGTATCCGCAGGGGGTGATCGATCCGATCGCCGACCTCGCCGCGATCGCGAGCGACGCGGGCGCGAACTTCCACGTCGACGCGTGCATGGGCGGCTACGTGCTTCCGTTCATGGAACGACTCGGCTACGAGATTCCGCCGTGGGACTTCCGCGTCGACGGGGTGACGTCGATGTCGGCCGACCTCCACAAGCTCGGCTACACGCCCAAGGGCGCGTCGGTGATCCTGCACCGCACCAAGGAGCTGCGGCGCTACCAGACGTTCGCGTTCACCGACTGGCTCGGTGGCTTCTACGCGTCGCCGAACCTCGCAGGCACGCGGCCGGGCGCGCCGATGGCCGCCGCGTGGGCGGTGCTGCAGCGGCTCGGCGTCGACGGATATCTCGACCTCACGCGCCGCATGCTCGACGCGCGCGATCGCATGGTCGCGGCGGTGCGCGCGACCCCGGGTCTCACCGTGCTCGTCGAACCCGAGGCCCAGATCTTGGGCATCACCGCCGATGGCGCCGCGCAACCCGGAGTGGACGTCTTCGCGATCGGCGACGCGCTCGCGCGGCTCGGTGGCTGGTACCTCGACCGGCAGACGCCGCCGGACACGTTGCACGCGACCGTCTGTGCCGCGAACGCGCCCGCGATCGACGCGTTCGCGGCCGATCTCGCGACCGCGGTCGACGAGGTCGGTGCGGCGCGCACCGACGATCGGTCGACGAGCTACTCGACCCTCGAGTGA
- a CDS encoding LLM class flavin-dependent oxidoreductase gives MAKLAITLPSFRESPDPAIEVARAAEAAGLDAAFVFDHLFRARGEARRPAIEGFTLLGALAVETTRIALGPFVARATLHPPATLAHTLDTVQRVSNGRLIAGLGAGDHESAAENETFGLEFGSMADRVRALADAITATSGRGYPVWVGGTSAAVRTVAAGSEGWNRWGGPVERFARQATGVRAQAARPITVSWGGLVVVGEDDAAAARKADRLQPSADTIVGGPERVAEQFRAYVDAGAEWIVAGPVDSGDPENATILGERVAALLR, from the coding sequence ATGGCGAAGCTCGCGATCACGCTGCCGTCGTTTCGCGAGTCGCCCGATCCCGCGATCGAGGTCGCGCGCGCGGCCGAGGCCGCCGGACTCGACGCCGCGTTCGTGTTCGACCATCTCTTCCGCGCGCGCGGTGAGGCGCGGCGGCCGGCGATCGAGGGCTTCACGCTGCTCGGCGCGCTCGCGGTCGAGACGACGCGCATCGCGCTCGGTCCGTTCGTCGCGCGCGCGACGCTCCACCCGCCGGCCACGCTCGCGCACACGCTCGACACCGTGCAGCGCGTGAGCAACGGACGGCTGATCGCGGGACTCGGCGCGGGCGATCACGAGAGCGCGGCCGAGAACGAGACCTTCGGCCTCGAGTTCGGGTCGATGGCGGATCGCGTGCGCGCCCTCGCGGACGCGATCACCGCGACGAGCGGACGCGGCTATCCGGTGTGGGTCGGCGGCACGTCGGCTGCGGTGCGCACGGTCGCGGCGGGCTCGGAAGGCTGGAACCGGTGGGGCGGACCGGTCGAGCGCTTCGCGCGGCAGGCGACGGGCGTGCGCGCGCAAGCCGCGAGGCCGATCACGGTGTCGTGGGGTGGGCTCGTCGTCGTCGGCGAGGACGACGCCGCGGCCGCGCGCAAGGCGGACCGGTTGCAGCCGTCGGCCGACACGATCGTCGGCGGTCCCGAGCGCGTCGCCGAGCAGTTCCGTGCGTACGTCGACGCCGGCGCGGAGTGGATCGTCGCGGGACCGGTCGACTCCGGCGATCCCGAGAACGCGACGATCCTCGGCGAGCGGGTCGCGGCCCTCTTGCGCTGA
- a CDS encoding glycosyltransferase family 4 protein → MTSLLVTNDFPPKVGGIQSYLWELWRRLPPDDTTVLTTPHPDAARFDRDVPFRIERVSSKVLWPTRAIARRVDALAREVGADVIFLDPMLPLGLIGPRLRSAPYVVIAHGAEITLPGRLPGSHALGRRVLRHAAGVVAAGEYAAAACARTAGRALPTLVIPPGVDPERFQPIDATARAEVRARYRIDVDRPLILGLSRLVPRKGFDVLIRAVAQLDDSVQLAIAGAGRDENRLKDLAVSHQVHPRVRFLERLPAAEIAPLYAAADVFAMLCRDRWGGLEAEGFGIVFVEAAACGVPSIAGRSGGSHEAVVDGETGFVVEPQDVDGVRAALERLLGDDALRARFGAAARERARTELSYEVLTQRLLPVTRGDLGSLRTGPR, encoded by the coding sequence GTGACCTCGCTCCTCGTCACCAACGACTTCCCGCCCAAGGTCGGCGGCATCCAGTCGTACCTCTGGGAGCTGTGGCGGCGACTGCCACCGGACGACACGACCGTGCTCACCACGCCGCACCCGGACGCGGCGCGGTTCGACCGCGACGTTCCGTTCCGCATCGAGCGCGTTTCGAGCAAGGTGCTGTGGCCGACGCGCGCGATCGCGCGTCGCGTCGACGCGCTGGCGCGCGAGGTCGGCGCCGACGTGATCTTCCTCGACCCGATGCTGCCGCTCGGGCTCATCGGGCCGCGCCTTCGGTCCGCGCCGTACGTCGTGATCGCGCACGGTGCCGAGATCACGCTGCCCGGTCGGCTTCCCGGCAGCCACGCGCTCGGGCGGCGCGTGCTGCGGCACGCGGCCGGCGTGGTCGCGGCGGGGGAGTACGCGGCGGCCGCGTGCGCGCGCACCGCGGGCCGCGCGCTGCCGACGCTCGTGATCCCACCCGGCGTCGATCCCGAACGGTTCCAGCCGATCGACGCGACCGCGCGCGCCGAGGTGCGCGCCCGGTACCGCATCGACGTCGACCGGCCGCTGATTCTCGGGCTCAGCCGGCTCGTGCCGCGCAAGGGCTTCGACGTGTTGATCCGCGCGGTCGCGCAGCTCGACGACTCGGTGCAGCTCGCGATCGCGGGCGCGGGCCGCGACGAGAACCGGCTGAAGGATCTCGCGGTCTCGCACCAGGTACACCCGCGCGTGCGTTTTCTCGAACGGCTGCCGGCGGCCGAGATCGCGCCGCTCTACGCGGCGGCCGACGTGTTCGCGATGCTCTGCCGCGACCGCTGGGGCGGGCTCGAGGCCGAGGGGTTCGGGATCGTGTTCGTCGAGGCCGCGGCGTGCGGCGTGCCGTCGATCGCCGGGCGCAGCGGCGGCTCGCACGAGGCGGTGGTCGACGGTGAGACCGGCTTCGTCGTCGAGCCGCAGGACGTCGACGGCGTCCGGGCCGCGCTCGAGCGCCTCCTCGGCGACGACGCGCTCCGCGCCCGCTTCGGTGCGGCTGCGCGCGAGCGGGCGCGCACGGAGTTGTCGTACGAGGTCCTCACGCAGCGGCTGCTGCCGGTGACGCGCGGCGACCTCGGGAGCCTCCGGACCGGCCCTCGCTAG
- a CDS encoding SRPBCC family protein, protein MADHASERIRIDAPADRCFDVAIDFESYPEWAKDVKSAVIIEADDEGRGTKVEYRAAALGRSVRYVLAYDYADAPDSFSWHFVEGDMLRQLDGTYRFEAESDGSTRVHYDLSVEIAVPLPGLIKRRAAALIMGSALKELKAQVDRVK, encoded by the coding sequence ATGGCCGACCACGCAAGTGAGCGCATCCGCATCGATGCGCCCGCCGATCGTTGCTTCGACGTCGCGATCGACTTCGAGTCGTATCCCGAGTGGGCGAAGGACGTGAAGAGCGCCGTCATCATCGAAGCGGACGACGAAGGGCGCGGCACGAAGGTCGAGTACCGCGCCGCCGCGCTCGGTCGCAGCGTGCGCTACGTGCTCGCCTACGACTACGCGGACGCGCCGGATTCGTTCTCGTGGCACTTCGTGGAAGGCGACATGCTGCGCCAGCTCGACGGCACGTACCGATTCGAGGCCGAGTCCGACGGCTCGACCCGCGTGCACTACGACCTGAGCGTCGAGATCGCGGTGCCGTTGCCGGGTCTCATCAAGCGCCGCGCGGCCGCGCTCATCATGGGCAGCGCGCTGAAGGAGCTGAAGGCGCAGGTCGACAGAGTGAAATGA